The Vicia villosa cultivar HV-30 ecotype Madison, WI linkage group LG1, Vvil1.0, whole genome shotgun sequence genome includes a region encoding these proteins:
- the LOC131644718 gene encoding uncharacterized protein LOC131644718 isoform X1: MKFMQSIDLLKREGGMSSLQSRYHGKNSTILLGELEEEREKVLTILNIALSSFYNDVKNRILNIYSDLSGGRNQYNMLRNDSGTIFAWFEEQVEKCNLLTEFVNDLRHFIGNDIHSIDTNNDNSKFSSESNWVSIFKTILMSCKGLISQMTEVVLPDVIQSAVSLKSEVMDAFGLISQVRGSIETALEQVVEVEMERASLFELEQNYFVKVGLITEQQLALEEAAVKSRDHLSWEEAEELASQEEACRAQLDKLHQTWSQRDARTSSLKKREADIKNSLVSVNSQFRSLVGVEEESELHILRRYFK, translated from the coding sequence ATGAAATTCATGCAGTCCATTGATCTTTTGAAAAGGGAAGGTGGAATGTCTTCTCTTCAATCAAGATATCATGGGAAAAACAGTACTATACTCTTAGGTGAGCTAGAGGAGGAGAGGGAGAAAGTACTAACAATTCTAAATATTGCTTTAAGTTCATTTTATAATGACGTTAAAAATAGAATACTCAATATATATAGTGATTTGTCTGGAGGAAGAAATCAATACAATATGCTGCGGAATGATTCTGGAACTATTTTTGCTTGGTTTGAAGAACAAGTAGAAAAATGTAATCTCCTGACAGAGTTTGTCAATGATCTACGGCATTTTATTGGAAATGATATCCATTCTATTGATACAAACAACGATAATTCCAAGTTTTCTTCTGAAAGTAATTGGGTTTCCATTTTCAAAACCATTTTGATGTCCTGTAAGGGATTGATTAGTCAAATGACTGAAGTTGTTCTGCCCGATGTGATACAATCAGCAGTTTCATTAAAATCAGAAGTTATGGATGCATTTGGGTTGATCTCACAAGTTCGAGGGTCTATAGAAACTGCACTGGAACAGGTTGTGGAGGTTGAAATGGAGAGAGCATCACTGTTTGAACTTGAGCAGAATTATTTTGTTAAGGTTGGTCTTATTACTGAGCAGCAGTTGGCTCTTGAAGAAGCTGCAGTTAAGAGCAGAGATCATCTTTCATGGGAAGAGGCAGAGGAACTTGCATCTCAAGAAGAAGCTTGTAGAGCACAACTTGACAAACTTCATCAAACATGGAGTCAGAGGGATGCAAGGACTTCTTCACTTAAAAAGAGAGAAGCTGATATTAAAAATTCTCTGGTTTCGGTGAATAGTCAATTTCGATCTCTAGTTGGTGTGGAAGAAGAAAGCGAACTACATATTTTGAGAAGATATTTTAAGTGA
- the LOC131644718 gene encoding uncharacterized protein LOC131644718 isoform X2 — MLRNDSGTIFAWFEEQVEKCNLLTEFVNDLRHFIGNDIHSIDTNNDNSKFSSESNWVSIFKTILMSCKGLISQMTEVVLPDVIQSAVSLKSEVMDAFGLISQVRGSIETALEQVVEVEMERASLFELEQNYFVKVGLITEQQLALEEAAVKSRDHLSWEEAEELASQEEACRAQLDKLHQTWSQRDARTSSLKKREADIKNSLVSVNSQFRSLVGVEEESELHILRRYFK, encoded by the coding sequence ATGCTGCGGAATGATTCTGGAACTATTTTTGCTTGGTTTGAAGAACAAGTAGAAAAATGTAATCTCCTGACAGAGTTTGTCAATGATCTACGGCATTTTATTGGAAATGATATCCATTCTATTGATACAAACAACGATAATTCCAAGTTTTCTTCTGAAAGTAATTGGGTTTCCATTTTCAAAACCATTTTGATGTCCTGTAAGGGATTGATTAGTCAAATGACTGAAGTTGTTCTGCCCGATGTGATACAATCAGCAGTTTCATTAAAATCAGAAGTTATGGATGCATTTGGGTTGATCTCACAAGTTCGAGGGTCTATAGAAACTGCACTGGAACAGGTTGTGGAGGTTGAAATGGAGAGAGCATCACTGTTTGAACTTGAGCAGAATTATTTTGTTAAGGTTGGTCTTATTACTGAGCAGCAGTTGGCTCTTGAAGAAGCTGCAGTTAAGAGCAGAGATCATCTTTCATGGGAAGAGGCAGAGGAACTTGCATCTCAAGAAGAAGCTTGTAGAGCACAACTTGACAAACTTCATCAAACATGGAGTCAGAGGGATGCAAGGACTTCTTCACTTAAAAAGAGAGAAGCTGATATTAAAAATTCTCTGGTTTCGGTGAATAGTCAATTTCGATCTCTAGTTGGTGTGGAAGAAGAAAGCGAACTACATATTTTGAGAAGATATTTTAAGTGA